The Methanophagales archaeon sequence GATACTTCCCAATGATTTCCTGATGCCTCGGGCAGTCCCAGTAATACAAATCTGGAGTAACTGCCACCCCACAAATCCCTGCCACGCATCCCGTCTCCACACATTTTACGTGCGTTTTGACATATTTACTCACGTATTCCTTCGCTTTCAGCCATTCAGTAAACCTGACAGTTTTGCTGGATTTTTTAAATGTCTGATACATCCCGAAATTTAACACGTTGCATTCGTATTTCTTGCAGAGCGCGATGATGTGGTCAATGCAGTGGAAGTTCAGCTTGCACAGCGCAAACCCTATTGAATGATTAATTTCATGTTCCTGTAAGCACTCAAGCGCCTTTATCGCCTTATCATACGACCCCTTCCCTCTAATTCTGTCATGAGTTCCCCTGTCGCCGTCAATACTGACCATTATTCTGTCATTTTTATCAAAAACGTCTATATACTTTGGTATAAGGATTCCATTCGTGCTCAATCTGAGATGGCTCTGGAATTCTCTGACCAAATTGCAGAGTTGCTCAAATTTTGAATACAACAAAGGCTCACCACCGCTGAGGTATATCGCATAGTCTTTAAGCGGAAATTCGGTGCTCAAGAAGTCGATACAAATGTTTTCAATTATATCCAGAGGTATCTCCATGGTTGTGTCTGGATTATAGGTGTAGTTCCGGGCGTAGCAATGTTTGCATCGCAACTGACAGTTACTGGTAACGTGCAGCCCTAAGAAGTTTTCAACCAATCTTTGTCACCTCCTTTCTCTTTTCCCATTCATGGGTTTTTACCAATTTCATACGATTTCCAGAGGTTTCAATTTTATATCTTACACCTTTGATTTGATTAGAAAAGTAATTGGTTCGGTCCACGTGATTAAAATAACGTAACACAATTTCTTCAACTTTATGGTATCTTTTTTCACAACATTCTTCATATTCATGCTTATCGTGAAATGGACAAATTATTCTTATAACAAACTCAGGATTTATACCGTGTAGAAACCTGCACATATTTTCAAAGGCTACCATATCTATGCAAGAAAAAGGAATTAAGGAAACCACAGCCATACCTTTGAACTTTTTCGTGACTAATTTAAGCGTATCCACCGTATTTTGGATACCATGTCCTCCAGTATACCATTTATGCCATTCATCATCTATATGACGGAAGGATGTCATGATTCCATCAAGACCCAGTTCGTTTGCTTTATTAATAAAATTCTCTTCGACGAGAGAGCCATTCGTTGCGAGCATAACGGTATAATTGGTTCGTGTTTTCAATGACTCAATCAATTTTAATACTTCCTCCTTTTGAAGCAGTGGCTCTCCACCACTTACTGCAAGCATAGTTGATGGCCTATCGTCTCCGAAATTGAGCAAAAGACCTATTATAGTCCCCAACAAAACTAAATCCACGATGGGATAAACTTTTCGATCCACGACTTAGCAAATGATAAGCTCTCTGCAAGTTTGTTTATAGAATGTCCTTTCGATTATTTTCCTCAGAGCTTCTACATTTTCCACGAA is a genomic window containing:
- a CDS encoding radical SAM protein codes for the protein MVENFLGLHVTSNCQLRCKHCYARNYTYNPDTTMEIPLDIIENICIDFLSTEFPLKDYAIYLSGGEPLLYSKFEQLCNLVREFQSHLRLSTNGILIPKYIDVFDKNDRIMVSIDGDRGTHDRIRGKGSYDKAIKALECLQEHEINHSIGFALCKLNFHCIDHIIALCKKYECNVLNFGMYQTFKKSSKTVRFTEWLKAKEYVSKYVKTHVKCVETGCVAGICGVAVTPDLYYWDCPRHQEIIGKY
- a CDS encoding radical SAM protein, with amino-acid sequence MLAVSGGEPLLQKEEVLKLIESLKTRTNYTVMLATNGSLVEENFINKANELGLDGIMTSFRHIDDEWHKWYTGGHGIQNTVDTLKLVTKKFKGMAVVSLIPFSCIDMVAFENMCRFLHGINPEFVIRIICPFHDKHEYEECCEKRYHKVEEIVLRYFNHVDRTNYFSNQIKGVRYKIETSGNRMKLVKTHEWEKRKEVTKIG